The DNA region AGTATGGATTCAATCTTGGAGACCGCGTAGTCGTTGAGGTCATCCATGTCCATGCTTCCATCTTCGGTCGTGAGGCCGACGATGATCAGGTAGTTGCGCGTGGATTTGCTCACGGTTACGCCCATGCGCTGGACCGTTTCCGGGAGCGAGGGGAGCGCAAGCTGGAGCTTGTTCTGTACCTTGGACCAGGCGATGTCCGGATCGGTGCCGGGCGAAAAGGTGAGCGTTGTCTCGGCGCCGCCCGATGAATCGGCCGTGGAATACATATAGAGCATCCGGTCAAGACCGGTCATTTTCTGCTCAATCATCTGGATCACGCTGTCTTCAACCGTTTCCGCCGAGGCGCCGGGATAATAGCACGAAATTGAAATAGACGGCGGGGCAATGGGCGGATACTGGGAGATGGGCAGATTATAAATCGCGAGCGCGCCGGCCAGCATCATGGCAATGGCGATAACCCAAGCAAAAACCGGCCGCTCAAGAAAAAATTTGGACAACATCGCGCTCTCCCTTACTTTTTTGCCGCGCCTTCCGCCGTTTCCGTTGTCTCTTTCCGTCCGGCCTCAAAGGGCACGGTTTTCACCTGCGTGCCGGGCCGCACTTTATGCAGGCCTTCCACAATCACGCGTTCCCCGGCCGCCAGGCCTGATGAAACCAGCCAGCGGTCGCCGACGGCGCGGTCCAGCGCGAGCATTTTCCGGCGGACGTTTCCTTCAGTATCCACGCTCATGACATAGGCGTTTCCCTTTGCGTCGC from Kiritimatiellia bacterium includes:
- a CDS encoding efflux RND transporter periplasmic adaptor subunit; the encoded protein is YPLEGTLQFRDVTVDPASGAVILRIVFPNPDKTLLPGMFVRAKVNEGVNEQALLVPQQAVTRDAKGNAYVMSVDTEGNVRRKMLALDRAVGDRWLVSSGLAAGERVIVEGLHKVRPGTQVKTVPFEAGRKETTETAEGAAKK